A stretch of the Moritella sp. Urea-trap-13 genome encodes the following:
- the fkpB gene encoding FKBP-type peptidyl-prolyl cis-trans isomerase produces MTVNVATIGNDSQVLMHFTITLADDSVADSTELQGKPAKLVIGDGSLTPNFERCLLGLTVGDKSKFELQPEDAFGKSNPDNIYYLDRAKFTEVKAEVGLIVGFTQPDGAELPGMIREVVGDSVTVDFNHPLAGQIVTFEVEILEINAE; encoded by the coding sequence ATGACAGTTAACGTAGCAACAATCGGTAATGATAGCCAAGTACTGATGCATTTTACTATTACTTTAGCAGATGACTCTGTTGCCGATAGTACCGAGTTACAAGGTAAACCAGCTAAGTTAGTGATTGGCGATGGTAGCTTAACGCCTAATTTTGAACGTTGTTTATTAGGTTTAACTGTTGGTGATAAGAGTAAGTTTGAGCTGCAACCTGAAGATGCATTTGGCAAGTCGAACCCTGATAATATTTACTATTTAGACCGCGCTAAATTTACCGAAGTGAAAGCGGAGGTCGGTCTAATTGTTGGTTTTACCCAACCTGATGGCGCTGAATTACCGGGTATGATCCGTGAAGTGGTTGGCGACTCGGTTACTGTCGATTTTAATCATCCGTTGGCGGGACAAATCGTGACGTTTGAAGTTGAAATTTTAGAAATTAATGCAGAATAA
- the lspA gene encoding signal peptidase II, translated as MTVGTTKRTGLIWLWLAVIAFIIDLGTKSFVVSHFQLGESVNILPVFNFTYARNYGAAFSMLADAGGWQRWFFGLIAVSVSGLLIYWLKQQAANKYWSNIAYALILGGALGNLYDRIMHGYVIDFLHVYWEKSHFPIFNLADTWICIGAAMLILEAIMESKNDKESSNDS; from the coding sequence ATGACCGTAGGTACAACAAAGAGAACGGGACTAATTTGGCTGTGGTTAGCCGTTATTGCATTTATTATTGATTTGGGCACCAAATCTTTTGTTGTTAGTCATTTTCAATTAGGCGAATCGGTAAATATATTACCTGTTTTCAACTTCACCTATGCACGCAACTATGGTGCCGCATTTAGTATGCTTGCTGATGCCGGAGGCTGGCAGCGTTGGTTCTTTGGATTGATTGCGGTATCAGTTTCTGGTCTATTGATTTACTGGTTAAAGCAGCAAGCAGCCAATAAATATTGGAGCAATATTGCTTATGCACTTATTTTAGGTGGTGCGTTAGGCAATCTATACGACCGTATTATGCATGGTTATGTAATTGACTTCTTACATGTATATTGGGAAAAAAGTCATTTCCCAATCTTTAATTTAGCAGACACTTGGATCTGTATTGGCGCCGCGATGTTAATCTTGGAAGCCATTATGGAAAGCAAGAATGACAAGGAATCATCAAATGACAGTTAA
- a CDS encoding PilW family protein, with translation MTIKQAGFNLVELMIALVVGIVLMTSITTMFVDTKVSANRSSTISSLQQQAQLALQVLVDDVRSIGSWAEFSGELLTDIKTPETLTLTPGSCSLFVKATSSTTGIFSLPEWANWVEMASAGTFTEADCINDGDDAGYSMAANSDVLSLARIQGNTVTVAGMKITDYYVAVSPQQTQLFKASAPNGATNIDNAEFYPYLHHTYFVETHATAGPRLTRFARQGDELTNDLIVGNIEAFRVEFGVDTSTPHDGSADIYYLSTDHDFTADMWSNNQLVSARIYVLARATSPDLTFNNDANYNLRFTPFTPTANDNYRRFLLSTTVVIRNNIMAVTR, from the coding sequence ATGACAATCAAACAAGCAGGTTTTAATTTAGTTGAACTCATGATAGCCCTCGTGGTTGGTATTGTGTTAATGACATCAATAACGACTATGTTTGTGGATACCAAGGTATCTGCAAACCGTTCTTCGACGATATCGAGTTTGCAGCAGCAGGCGCAATTAGCATTGCAGGTATTAGTGGATGATGTACGGAGTATTGGCAGTTGGGCTGAGTTTTCAGGAGAACTTTTGACTGACATTAAGACCCCTGAAACACTGACGTTGACCCCAGGTAGTTGTTCATTGTTTGTTAAGGCCACGAGCAGTACGACAGGCATATTTAGTTTACCTGAATGGGCTAATTGGGTTGAAATGGCGTCAGCTGGTACTTTTACCGAAGCCGATTGTATCAATGATGGTGATGATGCAGGCTACAGCATGGCTGCAAACAGTGATGTGCTGTCTTTAGCGCGTATACAGGGTAATACAGTCACTGTCGCTGGAATGAAGATAACTGATTATTATGTAGCTGTATCACCGCAACAAACTCAATTATTTAAAGCGTCTGCGCCCAACGGGGCAACGAATATCGATAATGCTGAATTCTATCCCTATTTACATCATACTTATTTTGTTGAAACCCATGCGACTGCAGGCCCGCGGTTAACGCGTTTTGCGCGTCAGGGCGATGAACTGACTAATGATTTGATCGTCGGTAATATTGAAGCGTTCCGCGTCGAATTCGGTGTGGATACAAGTACTCCTCACGATGGTAGCGCTGATATTTATTACCTCAGTACAGACCATGATTTCACTGCTGATATGTGGAGTAATAATCAATTAGTATCAGCACGTATCTACGTATTAGCCAGAGCAACCAGTCCTGACCTGACATTCAATAATGATGCAAATTATAATCTCAGGTTTACTCCTTTTACTCCCACGGCTAATGACAATTACAGGCGTTTCTTGCTCTCAACTACAGTCGTTATCCGTAATAACATAATGGCGGTGACACGATGA
- a CDS encoding prepilin-type N-terminal cleavage/methylation domain-containing protein: MQSRKDSGFSLIEVMITSLIFAVGLLGIVALQGIAKKSLTDTDKQVQASFLARTALEELRADTSWINPSSSFSDTQDEIITDILANAVRSASINNMALCRNITGTGSKIVTFAVSWQIQNTANSSGVANGAACGIRIDPAVSNRRQVVLTSLISEAI, translated from the coding sequence ATGCAATCTAGAAAGGATTCTGGATTCAGTCTCATTGAAGTGATGATCACATCATTGATATTTGCCGTTGGCCTACTTGGCATAGTGGCATTGCAAGGGATTGCGAAGAAATCATTAACAGATACAGATAAGCAAGTTCAAGCTTCTTTTCTGGCGCGCACTGCGTTGGAAGAATTACGCGCGGATACTTCTTGGATCAACCCCTCTTCAAGTTTTTCAGATACCCAAGACGAGATTATCACTGATATTCTCGCTAATGCAGTGCGTTCAGCTTCAATCAATAACATGGCATTATGCCGTAATATCACAGGCACAGGCTCAAAAATAGTCACCTTCGCAGTAAGTTGGCAGATTCAAAATACAGCAAACTCATCTGGAGTTGCTAATGGCGCAGCCTGCGGTATTAGAATCGATCCGGCAGTCAGTAACCGTCGGCAAGTGGTATTAACCAGCTTGATCTCGGAGGCGATATGA
- the ispH gene encoding 4-hydroxy-3-methylbut-2-enyl diphosphate reductase gives MEILLANPRGFCAGVDRAISIVERALELFETPVYVRHEVVHNRYVVDSLKENGAVFVEELDEVPDGRVVIFSAHGVSKAVQAEAKRRDLKVFDATCPLVTKVHMEVTRASRRGIECVLIGHKGHPEVEGTMGQYDNADGGMYLVESIADVAALEVKDVTNLTYSSQTTLSVDDCAEIIDALRERFPEINGPRKDDICYATQNRQDAVSKLANMVDIMYVVGSKNSSNSNRLREKSENIGVPSYLIDNADDIDPALLAGKLKVGVTAGASAPKILIDQVVDKLQEYGGELVTEVEGRAENTIFEVPAELRIKQVN, from the coding sequence ATGGAAATTTTACTCGCTAATCCTCGAGGGTTCTGCGCTGGTGTTGACCGTGCAATTAGCATTGTTGAACGTGCGCTGGAATTATTTGAAACCCCTGTCTATGTACGCCATGAAGTTGTACATAACCGTTATGTGGTTGATAGCCTAAAAGAGAACGGTGCTGTTTTTGTCGAAGAACTTGATGAAGTGCCAGACGGTCGCGTGGTTATTTTTAGTGCCCACGGTGTATCAAAAGCCGTACAAGCGGAAGCTAAACGTCGTGATTTAAAAGTCTTTGATGCTACCTGCCCATTAGTAACAAAAGTGCATATGGAAGTAACACGTGCCAGTCGCCGTGGTATTGAATGTGTATTGATTGGTCATAAAGGCCACCCAGAAGTCGAAGGTACTATGGGTCAGTATGATAATGCTGACGGTGGTATGTATTTGGTCGAATCGATTGCTGATGTTGCCGCGCTCGAAGTTAAAGATGTAACGAATTTGACTTACAGTTCGCAAACTACCTTATCGGTTGATGATTGTGCTGAGATCATTGACGCATTACGTGAACGCTTCCCTGAGATCAATGGCCCACGTAAAGATGATATTTGTTATGCCACCCAGAATCGTCAAGACGCAGTCTCTAAACTGGCGAACATGGTTGATATTATGTATGTGGTTGGCTCGAAGAATTCATCGAACTCAAATCGTTTACGTGAAAAATCAGAGAACATCGGTGTTCCGTCTTACTTGATTGATAACGCTGATGATATTGATCCTGCACTATTAGCTGGTAAGTTGAAAGTTGGTGTGACTGCTGGCGCGTCGGCACCTAAGATATTAATTGATCAAGTTGTTGATAAACTACAAGAATATGGCGGTGAACTGGTGACTGAAGTTGAAGGTCGCGCAGAGAATACTATCTTTGAAGTACCTGCCGAGTTACGTATTAAGCAAGTAAACTAG
- the ribF gene encoding bifunctional riboflavin kinase/FAD synthetase — protein sequence MELIRGIHNLKPHHQGCVLTIGNFDGVHLGHQSVLRQLIEKAQQLNLPATVMTFEPQPLEMIIGDKAPARLTRLRDKYAALKDQNIDQLLCVNFNKKFAALSADEFITQLLVNKLGVKYLVVGDDFRFGHKRTGDFAMLQAAGAKHGFDVVSMDTFSVDQARVSSTMIRDALALDNLDLAAELLGRPFSIFGKVSHGAKLGRTIGFPTANIPLKRCVDPINGVYVVEVLGISDDAIQGVANIGKRPTVGGVRTQLEVNLFNFDDDLYGKQLEVVLKKRLRGEQKFASFDVLRQQIERDVIAAKTFFGLSV from the coding sequence ATGGAGCTGATTCGAGGCATTCACAATTTAAAACCACACCATCAAGGGTGTGTTTTAACTATCGGTAACTTTGATGGCGTTCATCTCGGGCACCAATCGGTATTGCGACAGTTAATCGAAAAAGCGCAGCAATTGAATTTGCCAGCAACGGTAATGACATTTGAACCGCAGCCACTAGAGATGATCATTGGCGATAAAGCGCCTGCGCGATTAACACGGTTACGTGACAAGTACGCAGCGCTAAAAGATCAAAATATTGACCAGTTATTATGTGTGAATTTTAATAAAAAATTCGCTGCACTGTCGGCGGATGAATTTATCACTCAGTTGTTAGTGAATAAATTAGGCGTTAAATATTTAGTCGTTGGTGATGATTTCCGTTTCGGCCATAAGCGTACGGGTGACTTTGCTATGTTGCAAGCTGCCGGTGCTAAACATGGCTTTGACGTGGTGAGCATGGATACGTTTAGCGTCGACCAAGCTCGCGTGAGCAGTACTATGATCCGCGACGCGTTAGCACTCGACAATCTTGATTTAGCCGCCGAATTATTAGGCCGACCATTCAGTATTTTTGGCAAGGTATCGCACGGCGCTAAATTAGGGCGAACTATCGGCTTTCCGACCGCTAATATACCGTTAAAACGCTGTGTAGACCCAATAAATGGCGTGTATGTAGTTGAAGTGTTAGGTATCAGTGATGATGCGATACAGGGCGTTGCCAATATTGGCAAACGTCCTACAGTTGGCGGCGTACGTACCCAACTGGAAGTGAATTTATTTAACTTTGATGACGACCTTTACGGCAAACAGCTCGAGGTTGTTCTGAAGAAGAGATTACGCGGCGAACAGAAATTTGCATCTTTTGATGTACTTCGTCAGCAAATAGAACGAGATGTCATTGCAGCCAAAACTTTTTTTGGCCTGTCAGTTTAA
- the ileS gene encoding isoleucine--tRNA ligase, whose translation MSEYKKTLNLPKTGFAMRANLANREPNMLKQWTTDDLYGKIRAAKEGKKTFILHDGPPYANGKIHIGHSVNKILKDVIIKAKGLSGFDAPYIPGWDCHGLPIELMVEKKVGKPGRKVTAAQFREECRKYATKQVNGQREDFIRLGVLGDWQNPYLTMDFSTEANIIRALGKVVENGHLQKGSKPVHWCTDCGSALAEAEVEYEDKKSPAIYVRFTAQDQAAVKAVFSSDVEGLVSTVIWTTTPWTLPANRAVALAARVEYSLVNMVTESGSQQLILATDLVESCMAVFAPESFTTLGTCTGAALENLRFNHPFYDFDVPAILADHVTTEAGTGVVHTAPGHGQEDYVAGQNYDLEVANPVGNNGVYLEDTPLFAGQHVFKANDSVIEVLNEKGALLNHQVIKHSYPHCWRHKTPIIFRATPQWFISMEQNGLRNAAMKEIKDVNWVPAWGRERIESMVTNRPDWCISRQRTWGVPISLFVHNETQEPHPRSAALMEDVAKLVEQKGIQAWWDLDPTDLLGDDAVNYTKAPDTVDVWFDSGSTHFAVVDARKEYAGAEIDLYLEGSDQHRGWFQSSLMISTAIKGKAPYKDVLTHGFVVDAKGRKMSKSIGNVMAPQDVMSRLGGDVLRWWVASTDYTGEMTVSDEILDRSADAYRRIRNTARFLLSNLEGFNPETDIVAAEDMVALDRWAVGRAHALQTEILADYENYQMQNVTQKLMTFCSIELGSFYLDIIKDRQYTAKSDGIARRSCQTAMFHILEAMVRWTAPILSFTSFEIWNAMPGERAEYVFTEEWYTGLAPLADDAELNNAYWSKLQAVRSEVNKTVEMARNNAVIGGSLQADVTLYANAELAADLDKLGNELRFLLLTSNTNVVAVTEAPADVEASAIDGLWISVAKSEAEKCERCWHHNETVGQSEVHPTLCARCEDNIDGEGEQRQFA comes from the coding sequence ATGAGCGAATATAAAAAAACGCTGAACCTGCCAAAAACTGGCTTCGCAATGCGCGCTAACTTAGCGAACCGTGAACCAAACATGTTGAAGCAGTGGACGACTGATGATTTATACGGAAAAATCCGTGCCGCTAAAGAAGGTAAAAAAACCTTTATTTTGCACGATGGACCTCCTTATGCGAATGGTAAAATTCACATTGGTCACTCAGTTAATAAGATCCTGAAAGACGTTATTATTAAAGCCAAAGGCTTGTCTGGATTTGATGCACCTTACATTCCAGGTTGGGATTGTCACGGTCTACCAATTGAATTAATGGTAGAAAAGAAAGTGGGCAAACCAGGCCGTAAAGTAACGGCTGCACAGTTCCGCGAAGAATGTCGTAAATATGCGACGAAACAAGTTAACGGTCAACGTGAAGACTTTATCCGTCTTGGCGTATTAGGCGATTGGCAGAATCCGTACTTAACAATGGATTTCAGCACTGAAGCAAACATTATCCGCGCTTTAGGTAAAGTCGTTGAAAACGGTCACTTACAAAAAGGTTCTAAACCTGTTCATTGGTGTACAGATTGTGGTTCAGCATTAGCTGAAGCAGAAGTTGAATACGAAGATAAAAAATCACCAGCTATCTACGTACGTTTCACCGCGCAAGATCAAGCGGCTGTGAAAGCGGTATTTAGCAGCGATGTTGAAGGCTTAGTATCAACGGTTATCTGGACTACAACGCCTTGGACATTGCCGGCTAACCGCGCAGTTGCATTAGCTGCACGTGTGGAATACTCGCTCGTTAACATGGTGACGGAATCAGGTTCACAACAGTTAATTTTAGCAACTGATTTAGTTGAATCTTGCATGGCTGTATTCGCACCAGAAAGCTTCACTACGTTAGGTACTTGTACTGGTGCTGCACTAGAGAACTTACGCTTTAATCACCCGTTTTATGATTTCGACGTACCAGCTATTTTAGCTGACCACGTAACGACTGAAGCGGGTACTGGTGTTGTTCATACTGCACCTGGCCACGGTCAAGAAGATTACGTAGCAGGTCAAAATTACGATCTTGAAGTAGCAAACCCAGTTGGTAACAACGGTGTTTACCTTGAAGATACGCCATTATTTGCTGGTCAACATGTGTTTAAAGCAAACGATAGCGTGATTGAAGTACTTAACGAAAAAGGTGCGTTACTAAACCACCAAGTAATTAAACACAGCTACCCACATTGCTGGCGCCATAAAACGCCAATCATTTTCCGTGCGACACCACAATGGTTTATCAGCATGGAACAAAATGGTTTGCGTAATGCGGCAATGAAAGAAATTAAAGACGTTAACTGGGTACCTGCTTGGGGTCGTGAGCGTATTGAAAGCATGGTAACAAACCGTCCTGACTGGTGTATTTCTCGTCAGCGTACTTGGGGTGTACCAATCTCTTTATTCGTGCATAACGAAACACAAGAACCACATCCGCGTTCTGCAGCATTGATGGAAGACGTTGCTAAGTTAGTTGAGCAAAAAGGCATTCAAGCTTGGTGGGATCTAGATCCGACAGACTTGTTGGGTGATGATGCGGTTAACTACACGAAAGCACCTGATACCGTTGACGTATGGTTCGATTCGGGCTCAACACACTTCGCTGTTGTTGATGCTCGTAAAGAATACGCTGGCGCAGAGATTGACCTTTATCTTGAAGGTTCTGATCAACATCGTGGTTGGTTCCAATCATCGTTAATGATTTCGACTGCGATTAAAGGTAAAGCACCTTACAAAGACGTATTAACACACGGTTTCGTGGTTGATGCCAAAGGCCGTAAGATGTCTAAATCTATCGGTAACGTAATGGCACCACAAGACGTAATGAGCCGTCTTGGCGGCGACGTATTGCGCTGGTGGGTTGCAAGTACTGATTACACCGGTGAAATGACAGTATCTGACGAGATCTTAGATCGCAGTGCTGACGCTTACCGCCGTATTCGTAATACAGCGCGTTTCCTACTGTCTAACCTTGAAGGTTTCAACCCAGAAACGGATATCGTTGCAGCAGAAGACATGGTGGCACTTGATCGTTGGGCTGTTGGTCGTGCACACGCACTACAAACTGAAATCCTAGCTGATTATGAAAATTATCAAATGCAGAATGTAACGCAAAAGCTAATGACATTCTGTTCAATTGAATTAGGTAGTTTCTACTTAGATATCATCAAAGATCGCCAGTACACGGCAAAATCTGACGGTATTGCGCGTCGTAGCTGTCAAACTGCGATGTTCCATATCTTAGAAGCGATGGTTCGTTGGACTGCGCCTATCTTAAGCTTTACATCGTTTGAAATCTGGAATGCAATGCCAGGTGAACGTGCTGAATATGTGTTTACTGAAGAATGGTACACAGGACTAGCACCACTTGCAGACGATGCTGAGCTAAACAACGCTTACTGGAGCAAGCTACAAGCTGTGCGTAGTGAAGTGAACAAAACTGTTGAAATGGCGCGTAACAATGCTGTTATTGGTGGTTCATTACAAGCTGACGTAACACTTTATGCAAACGCAGAATTAGCGGCTGACCTTGATAAGTTAGGTAACGAATTACGTTTCCTACTATTAACGTCAAATACTAACGTTGTGGCTGTAACTGAAGCACCTGCTGACGTTGAAGCAAGCGCTATCGATGGTTTATGGATTAGCGTTGCTAAGAGTGAAGCAGAGAAGTGTGAGCGTTGCTGGCACCATAACGAGACTGTTGGTCAGTCTGAAGTACATCCAACATTATGTGCGCGTTGTGAAGACAATATCGATGGTGAAGGCGAACAACGTCAATTTGCTTAA